One window from the genome of Osmerus mordax isolate fOsmMor3 chromosome 19, fOsmMor3.pri, whole genome shotgun sequence encodes:
- the diablob gene encoding diablo, IAP-binding mitochondrial protein b gives MAAFRTGIVCVGLRNCALNLMKVSVSLIPRRVVKLPAAIRKNWFSLTAVSGGLCAVPFAVRQEGLSHESLIRRASSLVTDSTNTFLSQTTLALVDSWTQYIKAINTIVTLHRNYVSSASRLTPAEEEAVWQVIIRQREEIKDLREDCKKFESNWMMAKGLSELAAETAFNAGADQACVTAKGSLQVAMAHVEQTRQLSLEAENNLKESNADNSQRVTLPAAMETGEDDDIPDAYLRED, from the exons ATGGCGGCGTTCAGGACAGGGATTGTTTGTGTTGGTTTGAG AAACTGCGCTTTGAATTTGATGAAAGTCAGCGTTTCCTTGATACCCCGACGAGTAGTCAAATTGCCTGCTGCAATAAGGAAGAACTGGTTCTCCCTAACTGCTGTCTCTGGCGGTCTGTGCGCGGTGCCATTCGCCGTG AGACAAGAAGGCCTGTCTCACGAGTCGCTAATCCGTCGGGCCTCGTCACTGGTCACAGACAGCACAAacaccttcctctctcagaCCACCCTAGCCCTAGTGGATTCCTGGACACAGTATATCAAG GCCATAAATACAATCGTGACCCTACATAGAAACTATGTGTCATCAGCCAGCAGACTAACCCCAGCAGAAGAGGAGGCAGTCTGGCAAGTGATTATTCGCCAACGTGAGGAA ATAAAGGACCTAAGGGAGGACTGTAAGAAGTTTGAGTCAAACTGGATGATGGCCAAAGGTCTGTCAGAGCTGGCAGCTGAAACAGCATTCAACGCAG gtgCCGACCAGGCATGTGTGACGGCAAAAGGCAGTCTCCAGGTAGCCATGGCTCAtgttgagcagaccagacagcttTCTCTGGAAGCGGAGAACAACTTAAAGGAATCCAACGCAGACAACAGCCAAAGGGTCACATTGCCTGCTGCCATGGAAACTGGAGAGGACGATGATATCCCAGATGCTTATCTGCGAGAAGactag